Within the Pseudorasbora parva isolate DD20220531a chromosome 20, ASM2467924v1, whole genome shotgun sequence genome, the region gtgaactcgtATGTGGTTTTCAAAGTGTTGTTTTAgactgaaactctttccacactgaggacATATGTagggtttctctccagtgtgaactctcatgtgtctGCTAAAGCTTAGTttttgagtgaaactctttccacactgttggcagttgtaaggcttctctccagtgtgaactctcatgtgccTGTTAAGGTTTTCTTTTTGGTTGAAACTCtctccacactgttggcaggtgaacggCTTATATGTCATACCTAAAACCTTTCCcacagtgtgaattctcatgtgcttGATAAGGTTTCCTTTTTGTTTaaaactttttccacactgttggcaggtgaacggcttttctccagtgtgaactcgtATGTGGTTTTCAAAGTGTTGTTTTTgattgaaactctttccacactgaggacATGTGTAGGGTTTCTccccagtgtgaactctcatgtgtctGTTAAGGCTTAGTTTTTGAGTGAAACTCtctccacactgttggcaggtgtaaggcttctctccagtgtgaactatCATGTGCTTGATAAGGTTTCCTTTTTggttgaaactctttccacactgaggacATGTGTAGGGTTTCTccccagtgtgaactctcatgtgtctGTTAAGGCTTAGTttttgagtgaaactctttccacactgttggcagttgtaaggtttctctccagtgtgaactctcacgTGCTTGATAAGGTTTCCTTTTTGagtaaaactctttccacactgtcgGCAGGtaaacggcttctctccagtgtgaatccttATGTGGTTTTCAAAGTGTTGTTTTAGAATGaagctctttccacactgagggcacATGTGgagtttctctccagtgtgaactctcatgtgtctCTTAAGCTTTCCTTTTCGGttgaaactttttccacattgtTGGCAGGTGAAATTACTTGTAGTTCCTTTATTTTTAGCCTTTTTTCGTGACACAGTCTTTTCGGCCAGTGAGCAACTAAAAGGTTTTTCCCTtgttatgaaataattattCTTAAATTGATATTTCTCTTTCATTTCATTCTGTTCTCCACTCTCCTCTTTCAGGATCGTCAGGTCTAAGGTGAAAAGAGACAAATGCAAATTAACTCCAGTTTAATGGCACAACAAAACATTTAGACATACAAAGTATCAAAACCAACATACAACTAGGTCCTATTCCCATGGGTATCACCACAGGAGGGAAAAGGGGACAGTGTGGAGGGCCCACATTTTCATCTCCCCCCTGAACTTTAGCCTATGTCTCATGAGCTAGCACACGTTTTCTGAAGATGATTATGGAGCTGAACTGAAAATctaacacatttattttcttatagTCCTCAATGCCGTTCATAGATAGACAATAAAAACAAAGGAACACATTCG harbors:
- the LOC137049266 gene encoding zinc finger protein 568-like, translated to MVFIKEEIEDMKIEETLRVKDEETEEQTDLTILKEESGEQNEMKEKYQFKNNYFITREKPFSCSLAEKTVSRKKAKNKGTTSNFTCQQCGKSFNRKGKLKRHMRVHTGEKLHMCPQCGKSFILKQHFENHIRIHTGEKPFTCRQCGKSFTQKGNLIKHVRVHTGEKPYNCQQCGKSFTQKLSLNRHMRVHTGEKPYTCPQCGKSFNQKGNLIKHMIVHTGEKPYTCQQCGESFTQKLSLNRHMRVHTGEKPYTCPQCGKSFNQKQHFENHIRVHTGEKPFTCQQCGKSFKQKGNLIKHMRIHTVGKVLGMTYKPFTCQQCGESFNQKENLNRHMRVHTGEKPYNCQQCGKSFTQKLSFSRHMRVHTGEKPYICPQCGKSFSLKQHFENHIRVHTGEKPFTCQQCGKSFNQKGNLIKHVRVHTVEKPYTCQQCGKSFNQKRNLNSHMSVHTGEKPFTCGHCGKGFRYKKVLQYHMSIHE